From the genome of Staphylococcus haemolyticus, one region includes:
- a CDS encoding metal-dependent hydrolase has translation MDTATHIAIGVGLTALASQDPAMANTMAATATTLIAGSLIPDGDTVLKLKNNATYISHHRGITHSIPFTILWPILITFIIYVLFPGVDTTHIWLWAQLAVFLHVFVDIFNSYGTQALRPLTNKWIQLSVINTFDPIIFIILCAGIVVWLFGVHPFVVFFPIISILIIYYIIRFKMQSIIKKQALSQIKAQHNPVKIFVAPTMKFMEWRVAIQTEEHDYVGRAFGRNVVFSDKVKRQKFSPDTLLWQIKSNNDIRTFLNFSSIYRWQTRKLDDDTTEVRLIDLRYLNKGHYSFAAIAHVDNDNNIDHSYIGWVFTEEKLQKKLYSK, from the coding sequence ATGGATACAGCCACGCATATAGCAATAGGTGTTGGATTAACTGCTCTAGCTAGTCAAGATCCAGCTATGGCAAATACTATGGCAGCTACTGCTACAACATTAATTGCCGGATCGTTAATTCCAGATGGTGACACCGTTTTAAAATTGAAAAATAACGCCACATATATTTCACACCATCGTGGTATCACTCATTCTATACCATTTACAATTTTGTGGCCTATACTGATCACATTTATTATTTATGTTTTATTCCCAGGAGTAGATACAACGCATATATGGTTATGGGCACAGTTAGCAGTATTTTTACATGTATTTGTTGATATATTTAATTCTTATGGTACTCAAGCTTTGCGTCCACTCACAAACAAGTGGATTCAATTAAGTGTTATTAATACTTTCGATCCAATCATATTTATTATACTTTGTGCAGGGATTGTCGTTTGGTTATTCGGTGTACATCCATTCGTAGTATTCTTTCCAATTATTAGTATACTCATCATTTATTATATTATTCGTTTCAAAATGCAGAGTATCATTAAAAAGCAAGCATTAAGCCAGATTAAAGCACAGCATAATCCTGTTAAAATATTTGTGGCACCTACGATGAAATTCATGGAATGGCGCGTTGCTATTCAAACTGAAGAACATGATTATGTTGGAAGAGCATTTGGTCGAAATGTTGTCTTTAGTGATAAAGTTAAACGACAGAAATTTTCTCCAGACACTCTACTCTGGCAGATTAAAAGTAATAACGACATTAGAACATTTCTGAACTTCTCATCAATTTATCGATGGCAAACTCGTAAGCTAGATGACGACACTACAGAAGTTCGTCTAATAGATTTACGCTATTTAAATAAAGGGCATTATAGTTTTGCTGCAATAGCACATGTCGATAATGATAACAATATAGATCACTCATATATAGGATGGGTTTTCACTGAAGAAAAATTACAAAAAAAATTATATTCTAAATAA
- a CDS encoding ATP-binding cassette domain-containing protein: protein MGSSIVLKMLNVTHYYRSKKNRKWYLPFGYAAEDIELNNISLHIYQGEALAIIGEPGASKTLLGRIIAGDIKPDRGKINKSVSTYYGDIKDKHLIHLTVRQYVKEIQRLFSYETTSHSVDQIIKFAHLDDKSTFNINMLSHSDFAQLILSIARVCRKELIILNHIIEHLDEDFLEKAKQLSKDYVNDNNSLVFIDNDLEKVEKVSNYVAWISHGQVRMEGSLNQVLPVFKEHEQDRMSIGNDEEQQNFDLDWKESRSRLPEMSYNFKRVERYRHAKVPDFVVRFWTILIASLICLAIVGALVVNNIGRFDVPIIEAQKKVENKDPFEEKLAYGIVLDDSITLNGDSNTKVPKYAFLTITGENSKKYRVNIDNQDYVVEKHKLQYFNPAALYESHSFKKLSPYMKSNYSNFVDYYNSHLHKKHDRVKKTLVPNKDSRYVVGVTQQPVEMLFNDQDKLTGFVFPIINKDELKDKYHINQDLWIVKSGDGYLIADMKNSKWIYIEL, encoded by the coding sequence ATGGGAAGTTCAATAGTCTTAAAAATGCTCAATGTCACGCATTATTATAGAAGTAAGAAAAATAGAAAGTGGTATTTACCATTTGGTTATGCCGCAGAAGACATAGAATTAAACAATATTTCACTACATATATATCAAGGTGAGGCTTTAGCCATTATTGGCGAGCCGGGGGCTTCTAAAACTTTATTAGGTAGGATAATTGCTGGTGACATTAAACCTGATAGAGGTAAAATTAATAAATCGGTCTCTACTTATTATGGTGATATAAAAGACAAACATTTAATACATTTAACAGTGCGACAATATGTAAAAGAAATTCAAAGATTATTTTCTTACGAAACAACATCACACAGTGTTGATCAAATTATCAAATTTGCACATTTAGATGATAAGTCTACGTTTAATATAAATATGCTTAGTCATTCTGATTTTGCACAATTAATCTTAAGCATTGCACGTGTATGTCGAAAAGAATTGATTATTTTGAACCATATCATTGAACATCTTGATGAAGATTTTTTAGAAAAAGCAAAACAATTATCGAAAGACTATGTTAACGATAATAATTCGTTAGTATTCATCGATAATGATCTTGAAAAAGTTGAAAAAGTAAGTAATTATGTAGCATGGATTTCACATGGCCAAGTGAGGATGGAAGGTTCACTAAATCAAGTTTTACCTGTGTTTAAAGAACATGAGCAAGATCGAATGAGTATAGGAAATGATGAAGAACAGCAAAATTTTGATTTAGATTGGAAAGAAAGTCGTAGTAGACTCCCTGAAATGAGCTATAACTTTAAAAGAGTAGAAAGATATAGACATGCGAAAGTTCCTGATTTTGTCGTGAGGTTTTGGACGATTTTAATTGCAAGCTTGATTTGTTTGGCCATCGTTGGAGCATTAGTCGTTAACAACATTGGACGCTTTGATGTTCCTATAATAGAAGCTCAAAAGAAAGTTGAAAATAAAGACCCATTTGAGGAAAAATTGGCATATGGAATCGTATTAGACGACTCGATAACGTTAAATGGTGATTCTAATACAAAAGTTCCTAAATACGCATTTTTAACAATAACAGGTGAAAATTCAAAAAAATACCGTGTTAATATCGATAATCAAGATTATGTTGTAGAAAAACATAAACTACAATATTTTAACCCAGCAGCTTTATATGAGTCGCATTCATTTAAAAAATTATCTCCATATATGAAATCAAATTATAGTAATTTTGTAGATTATTATAATAGCCATTTACATAAAAAACATGATCGAGTTAAAAAAACACTTGTTCCCAATAAGGATTCTAGATATGTTGTAGGAGTAACGCAACAACCAGTAGAAATGTTATTTAATGATCAAGATAAATTAACAGGATTTGTTTTTCCAATAATTAATAAAGACGAACTTAAAGATAAATATCATATTAATCAAGATTTATGGATTGTTAAGTCAGGTGATGGATATTTAATCGCGGATATGAAAAATAGTAAGTGGATATACATTGAATTGTAG
- a CDS encoding type 1 glutamine amidotransferase domain-containing protein, which yields MTKKVAIILSNEFEDIELTSPKEAIEEAGFETEIIGDTANAEVVGKHGEKVTVDVSIADAKPEDYDGLLIPGGFSPDHLRGDAEGRYGTFAKYFTKNDVPAFAICHGPQILIDTDDLNGRTLTAVLNVRKDLSNAGANVVDESVVVDKNIVTSRTPDDLDDFNREIVKQLQA from the coding sequence ATGACTAAAAAAGTAGCAATTATCTTATCAAATGAATTTGAAGATATTGAATTAACTAGCCCTAAAGAAGCAATTGAAGAAGCTGGTTTTGAAACAGAAATCATTGGTGATACTGCAAATGCTGAAGTAGTAGGTAAGCATGGTGAAAAAGTTACTGTAGACGTAAGTATTGCTGATGCTAAACCAGAAGATTATGATGGACTTCTAATACCAGGTGGATTCTCACCAGACCATCTTCGCGGAGATGCAGAAGGTCGATATGGTACGTTTGCTAAATACTTCACTAAAAATGATGTTCCAGCATTTGCAATTTGCCACGGACCTCAAATATTAATTGATACTGATGATTTAAATGGACGCACGTTAACAGCTGTACTTAATGTACGTAAAGATTTATCAAATGCTGGTGCAAACGTAGTAGATGAATCAGTTGTAGTTGATAAAAATATCGTAACTAGTCGTACACCAGATGACTTAGACGATTTTAACAGAGAAATTGTTAAACAACTTCAAGCATAA
- the recX gene encoding recombination regulator RecX codes for MTKITKIEVQKNNKERFNLFLDEVFEMGIDIDTLVRFNLKKGQILEPSDMENIQKYEHYRLGINMAIQYLSYKKRTEKEVRQHLQQNEISDIVIQQVIDYCYRESYINHEDYAESLKNTMINTTDKGPEIFRQKLYQVGIEPNIINTYVPIYEEEQSFEAVIEVAKKIMKTKKGPEIKIRQKVLQSLIQKGYSMDVVQQAIAELNFEQDENILDDLLQKDLEKVYTKQRRKYDGQQLVMKTIESLMRKGYKYDKIKSKLEESGILDE; via the coding sequence ATGACAAAAATTACGAAAATAGAAGTACAAAAGAATAATAAAGAGCGATTTAATTTATTCTTAGATGAAGTATTTGAAATGGGAATAGATATTGATACACTTGTAAGGTTCAATTTAAAAAAAGGTCAAATTCTTGAGCCATCAGATATGGAGAATATTCAAAAATATGAGCATTATCGTTTAGGTATTAATATGGCAATCCAATACTTATCATATAAAAAAAGAACTGAAAAAGAAGTGCGACAACATTTGCAACAAAATGAAATAAGTGACATAGTAATCCAACAAGTTATAGATTATTGTTACAGAGAATCGTATATTAACCATGAAGATTATGCTGAAAGCTTAAAGAATACGATGATAAACACTACTGACAAAGGTCCTGAAATTTTTAGACAGAAATTATATCAAGTTGGAATTGAACCTAATATTATAAATACATATGTTCCGATTTACGAAGAAGAGCAATCATTTGAAGCAGTTATTGAGGTTGCCAAAAAAATTATGAAAACTAAAAAAGGCCCTGAAATTAAAATACGTCAAAAGGTACTTCAAAGTCTAATTCAAAAAGGATATTCTATGGATGTTGTACAACAGGCAATAGCTGAATTAAATTTTGAACAAGATGAAAATATATTAGATGATTTATTGCAAAAAGATCTTGAAAAAGTATATACAAAGCAAAGACGTAAGTATGACGGACAACAATTAGTAATGAAGACGATAGAGTCACTTATGAGAAAAGGATATAAATATGATAAAATTAAATCAAAATTAGAAGAAAGTGGTATTTTAGATGAATGA
- the ntdP gene encoding nucleoside tri-diphosphate phosphatase has product MVKESIPKEGENIKIQSYKHDGNIHRVWSETTILKGTDHVIIGGNDHTLVTESDGRTWITREPAIVYFHSEFWFNVICMFREDGIYYYCNLSSPFVCDEEALKYIDYDLDIKVYPNGKYHLLDEDEYEQHMNQMNYPHDIDVILRRNVDILQQWIEQKKGPFAPDFIKVWKERYKKIRNY; this is encoded by the coding sequence ATGGTAAAAGAATCCATACCTAAAGAAGGCGAAAATATAAAAATTCAAAGTTACAAACACGATGGTAATATTCATAGAGTATGGTCAGAAACGACGATTTTAAAAGGAACAGATCATGTTATTATCGGTGGAAATGATCATACTTTAGTTACTGAAAGTGATGGTCGCACGTGGATTACTCGAGAACCGGCAATCGTTTATTTTCACTCAGAATTCTGGTTTAACGTTATTTGTATGTTTAGAGAAGATGGTATTTATTACTATTGTAATCTTTCATCACCATTCGTTTGTGATGAAGAAGCTTTGAAATATATTGATTATGATTTAGACATTAAAGTTTATCCTAATGGTAAATATCATCTGCTAGATGAAGATGAGTATGAACAACATATGAATCAGATGAATTATCCACACGATATCGATGTTATTTTACGCCGTAATGTAGATATTTTACAGCAGTGGATAGAACAAAAGAAAGGTCCGTTCGCCCCTGATTTTATAAAAGTTTGGAAAGAGCGTTACAAAAAAATTAGAAATTACTAA
- a CDS encoding ABC transporter ATP-binding protein: protein MIRRYLEFVKPYKYRIIATIIIGIIKFGIPMLIPLLIKYAIDGVINNSALSTNEKFQHLSVAIGIALFIFLIVRPPIEYLRQYLAQWTSNKILYDIRKQLYNHLQALSARFYANNQVGQVISRVINDVEQTKDFILTGLMNIWLDCITIVIALSIMFFLDVKLTFAAIFIFPFYILTVYFFFGRLRKLTRKRSQALAEVQGFLHERVQGMSVIKSFAIEDNEAKNFDHKNQHFLNRAFQHTSWNAYSFAAINTVTDLGPIIVIGFGAYLAINGSITVGTLAAFVGYLEQLFGPLRRLVSSFTTLTQSFASMDRVFQLMDEDYDIKNGIGAQPIEIKQGHIELKNVSFKYNEDESTILKDINLNINKGDTVAFVGMSGGGKSTLINLIPRFYDVSEGEILIDDYNVKDFLTGSLRNQIGLVQQDNILFSDTVRENILLGRPDATEEEVIEAAKMANAHEFIMNLHDGYDTEVGERGVKLSGGQKQRLSIARIFLNNPPILILDEATSALDLESEAIIQEALDVLSKDRTTLIVAHRLSTITHADKIIVMQNGEIVETGTHKELIEKQGAYEHLYSIQNL, encoded by the coding sequence ATGATACGACGCTATTTAGAATTTGTTAAACCTTACAAATATCGTATAATAGCGACGATAATTATCGGGATTATAAAATTCGGCATTCCTATGTTAATTCCTTTACTTATCAAATATGCAATTGATGGCGTTATTAATAATAGTGCACTTTCTACGAATGAAAAATTTCAACATCTAAGTGTAGCTATCGGCATAGCTTTATTTATATTCTTGATTGTGAGACCACCAATTGAATACTTACGTCAATATCTTGCACAATGGACGAGTAACAAGATTTTATATGATATTCGAAAACAATTATATAATCATTTGCAAGCTTTAAGTGCTAGATTTTATGCGAACAATCAGGTAGGGCAAGTTATTTCAAGAGTGATAAATGACGTAGAACAAACTAAAGATTTTATTTTAACCGGTTTAATGAACATATGGTTAGATTGTATAACAATTGTCATTGCACTATCCATCATGTTTTTCCTAGATGTTAAGTTAACTTTCGCAGCTATATTCATCTTTCCATTCTATATTTTGACAGTGTATTTCTTCTTCGGTCGTTTAAGAAAATTGACTCGTAAACGTTCGCAAGCTTTAGCTGAAGTACAGGGCTTTTTACATGAACGTGTACAAGGTATGTCCGTCATTAAAAGTTTTGCGATAGAAGATAATGAAGCTAAAAACTTTGATCATAAAAACCAACATTTCTTAAATCGAGCATTTCAACATACGTCATGGAATGCCTACTCATTTGCAGCAATTAATACTGTGACAGATTTAGGACCAATTATCGTCATTGGCTTCGGTGCCTATTTAGCCATTAATGGTTCAATCACTGTTGGTACACTTGCTGCATTTGTAGGATACTTGGAACAATTATTCGGACCACTGAGAAGATTGGTTTCTTCTTTTACGACACTAACTCAAAGTTTTGCATCAATGGATAGAGTATTCCAATTGATGGATGAAGATTATGATATAAAAAATGGTATTGGCGCTCAACCTATTGAAATTAAACAAGGACATATTGAGTTGAAGAATGTAAGTTTTAAATACAATGAAGATGAATCAACTATACTAAAAGATATAAATCTTAATATTAATAAAGGTGATACAGTAGCTTTTGTTGGTATGAGTGGTGGTGGTAAGTCAACCTTAATTAACTTGATACCTCGCTTCTATGATGTGTCTGAAGGTGAAATATTAATAGATGATTATAATGTTAAAGATTTTCTTACTGGTAGTTTAAGAAATCAAATTGGTCTAGTCCAACAAGATAATATTCTTTTCTCAGATACAGTGAGAGAAAATATCTTACTAGGTCGCCCAGATGCTACTGAAGAAGAAGTTATTGAAGCGGCTAAAATGGCAAATGCGCATGAATTTATAATGAATCTTCATGATGGCTATGATACTGAAGTAGGGGAGCGAGGCGTAAAATTATCTGGTGGTCAAAAACAACGTCTCTCAATTGCAAGAATCTTTTTAAATAATCCACCAATTTTAATTTTAGATGAAGCCACATCAGCATTAGATTTAGAAAGCGAAGCAATTATACAGGAAGCATTAGATGTATTAAGTAAAGACAGAACTACACTCATTGTTGCGCATAGACTATCAACAATTACACATGCAGATAAAATAATTGTAATGCAAAACGGTGAAATAGTAGAAACAGGAACGCACAAAGAGTTGATTGAAAAACAAGGTGCTTATGAGCATTTATATAGTATACAAAATTTATAG
- the yfkAB gene encoding radical SAM/CxCxxxxC motif protein YfkAB codes for MTNQKKPISISNDPWETYNDIEDYGQLTLSNIEFTTTTLCNMRCSHCAVGYTLQTKDPDALPMDIIYRRLDEIPQLRTISITGGEPMFSKKSIKNIVKPLLKYAKDRGIYVQMNSNLTLPQDRYLDIAEYIDVMHISHNWGTIQEFTDVGFGAMKKQPPLKAKLKLYEQMLDNASTLSSQGMFVSAETMLNQSTLPYLDKIHKEIVNDMKCSRHEVHPMYPADFASQLNVLSLKEMKQAIHHLLDIRDENVWMLFGTLPIYPCINDENDQALLQRLRDAKNVTTRNDPDGRSRLNVNVFSGDVIVTDFGDENGTISNIKTDKLTDVFNKWLTSDLAKSLNCHCEAFHCLGPNVLVKNMYYPNTDFKQKEIEMHTENIFS; via the coding sequence ATGACAAATCAGAAAAAACCCATTTCAATTTCAAATGATCCTTGGGAAACTTATAACGATATTGAAGACTACGGACAGTTGACGTTGAGTAATATAGAATTTACAACCACAACGCTATGTAATATGAGATGTAGCCATTGTGCAGTTGGTTATACATTACAAACCAAAGATCCGGATGCATTACCTATGGATATTATTTATCGTCGTTTAGATGAAATACCTCAATTAAGAACAATATCAATCACGGGCGGAGAACCAATGTTCTCAAAGAAATCAATTAAAAATATCGTTAAACCCTTATTAAAATACGCGAAAGATCGAGGTATTTATGTTCAAATGAATTCTAATTTAACGTTGCCACAAGATCGTTATTTAGATATCGCGGAATACATAGATGTTATGCACATTTCACATAATTGGGGAACTATACAAGAATTTACTGATGTTGGCTTTGGCGCCATGAAAAAACAACCACCTTTAAAAGCAAAATTAAAATTATATGAACAGATGTTAGACAATGCGAGCACCCTATCAAGTCAAGGTATGTTTGTATCAGCTGAAACGATGTTAAATCAGAGTACTTTACCTTACTTAGATAAAATTCATAAAGAAATCGTTAATGATATGAAATGCAGTCGTCATGAAGTTCATCCTATGTACCCAGCGGATTTCGCAAGTCAATTAAATGTGCTTTCTCTAAAAGAAATGAAACAAGCAATTCATCATTTATTAGATATTCGAGATGAGAATGTATGGATGCTGTTTGGTACGTTACCTATCTATCCATGTATTAATGACGAAAATGATCAAGCACTATTACAACGCTTAAGAGATGCAAAAAATGTGACAACACGAAATGATCCAGATGGACGAAGTCGCTTAAATGTAAATGTGTTTAGCGGAGATGTCATTGTAACAGACTTTGGAGATGAAAATGGTACCATCTCAAATATAAAAACAGACAAATTGACTGATGTATTTAATAAATGGCTCACTTCAGATTTAGCAAAATCGTTAAATTGTCATTGTGAGGCATTTCATTGTTTAGGCCCTAATGTATTAGTGAAAAACATGTATTATCCAAACACTGATTTCAAACAGAAAGAAATAGAAATGCACACAGAAAATATTTTTAGTTAA
- a CDS encoding YfhH family protein, translating to MNDKKLSEMSEQELRHEIQTYKEKMRKAEMNGIMNEYDVYQSKVIIAESYLVDRTKVVLGRMYKLNDGSDQYFKVERLKGVFAWGYRINSKIPEEGLPLALLKI from the coding sequence ATGAATGATAAAAAGCTAAGTGAAATGTCTGAGCAAGAATTAAGACATGAAATACAAACATATAAAGAAAAAATGCGTAAAGCTGAAATGAATGGCATCATGAATGAGTACGATGTATATCAAAGTAAAGTCATCATTGCTGAAAGTTACTTAGTCGATCGTACTAAGGTAGTGCTTGGTAGAATGTATAAACTTAATGATGGAAGCGACCAATACTTCAAAGTCGAACGATTAAAAGGTGTATTTGCATGGGGATATAGAATTAATAGTAAGATCCCTGAAGAAGGATTGCCACTCGCTTTATTAAAAATTTAG
- the mutY gene encoding A/G-specific adenine glycosylase: MLNESTFKKNLIKWFNENQREMPWRETSNPYYIWLSEVMLQQTQVKTVIDYYHKFISRFPTIEDLSQANEDEVLKYWEGLGYYSRARNFHTAVKEVASEYKGVVPSTPDQFGKLKGVGPYTQAAVLSIAFNKPLATVDGNVFRVWSRLNNDQRDIKLQSTRKAYEKELQPYVYHHSGTFNQAMMELGALVCTPKNPLCLFCPVQDNCSAFKEGTVLDLPVKTKNIKKKTIQQHVFLLRNAKGEYLIEQRQERLLNGMWQFPMFEAPNTLEQLENKLGMSLSIAEEIVFKLKHQFTHMTWDISVFSVIETVSLSKKMMEDYKLEWMNLNRRDEYTLPVSMDKIYKHING, encoded by the coding sequence ATGTTAAATGAATCTACATTTAAAAAGAATTTAATAAAGTGGTTTAATGAAAATCAAAGAGAAATGCCTTGGCGTGAGACTTCTAATCCTTATTATATTTGGTTAAGTGAGGTTATGCTTCAACAAACACAAGTTAAAACCGTTATTGACTACTATCACAAGTTTATTAGCCGTTTTCCAACTATAGAAGACTTGAGTCAGGCAAATGAAGATGAAGTGCTTAAATATTGGGAAGGTTTAGGTTATTATAGCCGTGCACGTAACTTTCATACTGCTGTAAAAGAAGTGGCATCTGAATACAAAGGCGTCGTTCCTTCAACACCAGATCAATTTGGAAAACTTAAAGGCGTTGGTCCATATACACAAGCAGCTGTATTGAGTATAGCGTTTAATAAACCTTTAGCAACCGTTGATGGTAATGTCTTTCGAGTATGGTCTAGATTAAATAATGATCAACGAGATATTAAATTGCAATCAACACGAAAGGCATATGAAAAAGAATTACAGCCCTATGTTTATCATCATTCAGGTACTTTCAATCAAGCAATGATGGAATTAGGCGCATTAGTTTGCACACCTAAGAACCCATTGTGTTTGTTCTGTCCTGTTCAAGACAATTGCAGTGCTTTCAAAGAAGGCACTGTGCTAGATTTACCAGTAAAAACTAAAAACATAAAGAAGAAAACGATTCAGCAACATGTGTTTTTACTTAGAAATGCAAAAGGGGAATATTTAATTGAGCAACGACAAGAGAGATTGTTAAATGGTATGTGGCAATTTCCTATGTTTGAAGCACCAAATACATTGGAACAATTAGAGAATAAATTAGGAATGTCACTGTCAATAGCTGAGGAAATAGTATTTAAGCTTAAACATCAATTCACTCATATGACTTGGGATATTAGTGTATTTAGTGTAATTGAGACAGTATCTCTTTCTAAAAAAATGATGGAAGACTATAAACTTGAGTGGATGAATTTAAATCGCCGTGATGAATATACATTACCTGTATCAATGGATAAAATATATAAACATATAAATGGTTGA
- the sgtB gene encoding monofunctional peptidoglycan glycosyltransferase SgtB yields the protein MKRSQRMNNSPERHSQYRNEPHYNTYYQPVGKPPKKKKNKRIFLRLFIIFVFIFALFIGLMYYLSSRANVDDLKTIENKSSYVSADNMPDYVKGAFISMEDERFYKHHGFDVKGTTRALFSTIGDRDVQGGSTITQQTVKNYYYDNERSFTRKLKELFVAHKVEQQYSKNEILSFYLNNIYYGSDQYTIESAANYYFGTTVNKNSDSMSQITVLQSAILASKVNAPSVYDISNMSDNFKNRIKTNLEKMKQQEYISDSQYQEALSQLNNY from the coding sequence ATGAAAAGAAGCCAAAGAATGAACAACTCGCCTGAGAGACATTCACAATACCGTAATGAACCACATTACAATACGTATTATCAACCTGTAGGTAAACCACCTAAAAAGAAAAAGAATAAACGTATATTTTTACGTCTGTTTATTATATTTGTCTTCATATTTGCATTGTTTATCGGATTAATGTATTACTTATCTTCTAGAGCAAATGTTGATGACCTTAAAACTATTGAAAATAAAAGCAGTTATGTATCTGCAGACAATATGCCTGATTATGTAAAAGGTGCATTTATTTCAATGGAAGATGAACGTTTTTATAAACACCACGGTTTTGATGTAAAAGGTACAACACGAGCATTGTTTTCAACGATTGGGGATAGAGATGTTCAAGGTGGAAGTACAATTACGCAACAAACTGTGAAAAATTATTATTATGATAATGAACGTTCTTTCACTAGAAAATTAAAAGAATTGTTTGTAGCACATAAAGTAGAACAACAATATAGTAAAAATGAAATATTGAGTTTCTATTTAAATAACATTTATTACGGTAGCGATCAATATACAATCGAAAGTGCCGCCAATTACTATTTTGGTACGACAGTAAATAAAAATAGTGATAGTATGTCTCAAATTACAGTATTACAAAGTGCGATATTAGCTAGTAAGGTCAATGCACCTAGTGTTTATGATATAAGTAATATGTCTGATAACTTTAAAAATAGAATTAAAACAAACCTTGAAAAAATGAAACAACAAGAATATATATCTGATAGCCAATATCAAGAGGCATTAAGTCAACTAAATAACTATTGA
- a CDS encoding SE1561 family protein, whose protein sequence is MNEQQTMEQIKTRLSKFLEDIDHVNPDEVSVEDIDEWIGLLDQLEEKVKQVSN, encoded by the coding sequence ATGAATGAACAACAAACAATGGAACAAATTAAAACGAGATTATCAAAATTCTTAGAAGATATTGATCATGTTAATCCTGATGAAGTAAGTGTTGAAGACATTGATGAATGGATTGGCTTACTAGATCAATTAGAAGAAAAAGTAAAGCAAGTGTCTAACTAA